A single window of Populus nigra chromosome 17, ddPopNigr1.1, whole genome shotgun sequence DNA harbors:
- the LOC133677205 gene encoding putative receptor protein kinase ZmPK1 codes for MIIVLTKQHTSCKPILGLMRSSLTSIPPKKNCFLTVLFLFLSTSSAQNVLRRGSSLSVEDDSDILISPDKTFSCGFYGMGQNAYWFSIWFTNSKDRSVVWMANRDRPANGRGSRVSLRRDGALVLTDVDGSIIWETNTTSTGVGRAELLDTGNLVLKDPGGKILWQSFDFPTDTLLPNQLFTKRTKLVARLHSGSYASGYFSFFFDNDNVLRLIYDGPDISSIYWPNPDPEFDVFRNGRTNYNSSRTAVFDEMGHFISSDQLQFSAPDTGLLRIKRRLTMDHDGNLRLYSLNNETGLWAISWQALSQLCNVHGICGINSICVNTPDPKCSCPPGYEITEPGNWNKGCKPMFNSTLSKSQQVKFVLLPHVDFWGFDLNFSASATFDSCMKLCLGDYRCKAFSYRLYGERRCFTKGVLFNGYQSPSFPGNIYLRLPVSFETSQVGILNGTDLICQSAESETTIGSPSMYNFDTKRTRWVYFYSFASAIGLIEILFVVTGRWFLFRKRDSPNLAEDGYHLVLSPFRRFTYTELKKATNNFKEELGRGGSGAVYKGILTDERVVAVKRLENMYQGEDVFWAEVRTIGKINHMNLVRMWGFCSEGKHRLLVYEYMEYQSLDKHLFSPTFLEWKDRFKAALGIAKGLAYLHHECLEWVMHCDVKPGNILLDSEFEPKIADFGLAKLSQRGDNSSDFSQIRGTKGYLAPEWATNLPITAKVDVYSYGVVVLEIVKGIPLSNWVIEGREEHDESDLTRFVRVVKRKIQCGEASWIEEIVDPRLNGQFSRSQVTTIVELGMSCVEEDRNKRPTMDSVVQALLECLDEP; via the coding sequence ATGATAATTGTTCTTACCAAACAACATACAAGTTGCAAGCCAATCCTGGGCCTCATGCGGAGTTCTCTAACTTCAAtccctccaaaaaaaaattgtttcctcactgttttgttcttgtttctttcAACTTCAAGTGCCCAGAACGTTTTGCGAAGAGGTTCATCTCTATCAGTAGAAGATGATTCAGACATCCTCATCTCACCAGATAAAACATTCTCTTGTGGATTCTATGGGATGGGACAAAATGCTTATTGGTTCTCTATTTGGTTCACCAATTCCAAGGACAGGAGTGTGGTTTGGATGGCCAACAGAGACAGACCTGCTAATGGCCGAGGTTCAAGAGTTTCTCTACGACGAGACGGTGCTCTGGTCTTGACAGATGTTGATGGCTCCATCATATGGGAGACTAACACCACCTCCACTGGTGTTGGAAGAGCAGAGCTTCTGGACACTGGTAACCTTGTTCTTAAAGACCCTGGTGGTAAGATTCTATGGCAAAGCTTTGATTTTCCTACTGATACACTTCTTCCAAACCAGTTATTTACAAAGAGGACAAAGCTGGTTGCTAGATTGCATAGCGGGTCTTATGCCTCTGgatattttagtttcttttttgataATGATAATGTGCTGAGGTTGATATATGATGGTCCTGATATTTCAAGCATATACTGGCCTAATCCTGATCCTGAATTTGATGTGTTCCGAAATGGTAGAACAAATTATAATAGCAGCAGAACTGCAGTTTTTGATGAAATGGGCCATTTTATATCTAGTGATCAGCTCCAGTTCAGCGCTCCTGACACGGGTTTATTAAGGATCAAAAGAAGGCTGACAATGGACCATGATGGGAATCTCAGGCTTTATAGCCTGAACAATGAAACTGGATTGTGGGCGATATCATGGCAAGCTCTTTCTCAGCTTTGTAATGTTCATGGAATTTGTGGGATAAACTCGATTTGTGTAAATACACCAGACCCCAAGTGTTCATGCCCACCTGGCTATGAGATCACTGAGCCTGGTAATTGGAATAAAGGCTGCAAGCCTATGTTCAACAGCACTCTTTCAAAGTCTCAGCAAGTGAAGTTTGTGCTGTTGCCCCATGTAGATTTCTGGGGATTTGATCTTAATTTCAGTGCATCCGCTACATTCGACTCCTGCATGAAGCTCTGCTTGGGGGATTATCGGTGTAAAGCATTTAGCTATAGGCTATATGGGGAACGACGTTGCTTCACAAAAGGCGTGCTTTTCAATGGTTACCAGTCCCCAAGTTTTCCAGGCAATATATATCTGAGATTGCCAGTTAGTTTTGAGACATCTCAAGTAGGTATTCTTAATGGCACTGACCTCATTTGCCAGTCTGCTGAATCAGAAACAACGATCGGTTCTCCTTCTATGTATAACTTCGACACTAAGAGGACGAGATGGGTTTATTTCTACTCATTTGCTTCTGCCATTGGACTTATTGAAATTCTCTTCGTAGTTACAGGTCGGTGGTTTCTTTTCAGAAAGCGTGATTCGCCAAATTTGGCGGAAGACGGATATCATCTGGTATTAAGTCCATTTAGGAGGTTTACTTACACTGAGCTCAAGAAGGCGACGAATAACTTCAAGGAAGAGCTGGGAAGGGGAGGTTCTGGAGCCGTGTATAAGGGCATTTTGACAGATGAAAGGGTTGTAGCTGTGAAGAGACTGGAAAACATGTACCAAGGGGAAGATGTATTTTGGGCAGAAGTGCGCACAATTGGAAAAATCAATCACATGAACCTGGTGAGAATGTGGGGATTCTGTTCAGAGGGCAAACACAGACTCCTAGTCTATGAGTACATGGAATATCAATCACTGGACAAGCATCTATTCTCCCCAACGTTTCTTGAATGGAAAGACAGGTTTAAAGCGGCCTTAGGTATAGCTAAGGGTTTGGCTTATCTTCATCACGAGTGTTTAGAATGGGTCATGCATTGTGATGTGAAGCCAGGAAATATTCTTTTGGACAGTGAATTTGAACCTAAGATTGCAGATTTTGGGCTTGCCAAGTTGTCTCAGAGGGGTGATAATAGCTCCGACTTCTCTCAGATTCGAGGAACCAAGGGTTACTTGGCTCCAGAGTGGGCTACAAATCTTCCTATCACTGCAAAAGTTGATGTTTATAGTTACGGAGTTGTGGTTCTAGAGATAGTGAAAGGAATCCCACTCTCAAATTGGGTTATAGAGGGCAGGGAAGAGCATGATGAATCAGATCTAACAAGGTTTGTCAGAGTGGTGAAAAGGAAAATTCAGTGCGGAGAGGCCTCTTGGATAGAAGAAATAGTGGATCCAAGATTGAATGGTCAGTTTAGCAGGAGCCAAGTAACAACGATTGTTGAACTTGGCATGTCTTGTGTAGAGGAAGATAGAAACAAGAGACCAACAATGGATTCAGTAGTCCAAGCTCTATTAGAATGTCTAGATGAACCTTAA
- the LOC133677206 gene encoding putative receptor protein kinase ZmPK1: MIIVLTKQHTSCKPILGLMRSSLTSIPPKKNCFLTVLFLFLSTSSAQNVLRRGSSLSVEDDSDILVSPDKTFSCGFYGMGQNAYWFSIWFTNSKNRTVVWMANRDRPANGRGSRVSLRRDGAMVLTDVDGSIIWETNTPSTEVGRAELLDTGNLVLKGPNGTNLWQSFDFPTDTLLPNQLFTKRTKLVARLHSGSYASGYFSFFFDNDNVLRLIYDGPDISSIYWPNPDFDVFRNGRTNYNSSRTAVFDEMGHFISSDQLQFSAPDTGLLRIKRRLTMDHDGNLRLYSLNNETGLWAISWQALSQLCNVHGICGINSICVNTPDPKCSCPPGYEITEPGTWNKGCKPMFNSTLSQSQQVKFVLLPHVDFWGFDLNFSASTTFDSCMKLCLGDYRCKAFSYRLDGGGRCFTKGVLFNGYQSPSFPGNIYLRLPVSFETSQVGILNGTDLICQSTESETTIGSPSMYNFDTKRTRWVYFYSFASAIGLVEILFVVSGWWFLFRKRGSPNLAEDGYHLVLSPFRRFTYTELKKATNNFKEELGRGGSGAVYKGILTDERVVAVKRLENMYQGEDVFWAEVSTIGKINHMNLVRMWGFCSEGKHRLLVYEYMEYQSLDKHLFSPTFLEWKDRFKAALGIAKGLAYLHHECLEWVMHCDVKPGNILLDSEFEPKIADFGLAKLSQRGDNSSDFSQIRGTKGYMAPEWATNLPITAKVDVYSYGVVVLEIVKGIPLSNWVIEGREEHDESDLTRFVRVVKRKIQCGETSWIEEIVDPRLNGQFSRSQATTIVELGMSCVEEDRNKRPTMDSVVQALLECLDES, from the coding sequence ATGATAATTGTTCTTACCAAACAACATACAAGTTGCAAGCCAATCCTGGGCCTCATGCGGAGTTCTCTAACTTCAAtccctccaaaaaaaaattgtttcctcactgttttgttcttgtttctttcAACTTCAAGTGCCCAGAACGTTTTGCGAAGAGGTTCATCTCTATCAGTAGAAGATGATTCAGACATCCTTGTCTCACCAGATAAAACATTCTCTTGTGGATTCTATGGGATGGGACAAAATGCTTATTGGTTCTCTATTTGGTTCACCAATTCCAAGAACAGGACTGTGGTTTGGATGGCCAACAGAGACAGACCTGCTAATGGCCGAGGTTCAAGAGTTTCTCTACGACGAGATGGTGCTATGGTCTTGACAGATGTTGATGGCTCCATCATATGGGAGACTAACACCCCCTCCACTGAAGTTGGAAGAGCAGAGCTTCTGGACACTGGTAACCTTGTTCTTAAAGGCCCTAATGGTACGAATCTATGGCAAAGCTTTGATTTTCCTACTGATACACTTCTTCCAAACCAGTTATTTACAAAGAGGACAAAGCTGGTTGCTAGATTGCATAGCGGGTCTTATGCCTCTGgatattttagtttcttttttgataATGATAATGTGCTGAGGTTGATATATGATGGTCCTGATATTTCAAGCATATACTGGCCTAATCCTGATTTTGATGTGTTCCGAAATGGTAGAACAAATTATAATAGCAGCAGAACTGCAGTTTTTGATGAAATGGGCCATTTTATATCTAGTGATCAGCTCCAGTTCAGCGCTCCTGACACGGGTTTATTAAGGATCAAAAGGAGGCTGACAATGGACCATGATGGGAATCTCAGGCTTTATAGCCTGAACAATGAAACTGGATTGTGGGCGATATCATGGCAAGCTCTTTCTCAGCTTTGTAATGTTCATGGAATTTGTGGGATAAACTCGATTTGTGTAAATACACCAGACCCCAAGTGTTCATGCCCACCTGGCTATGAGATCACTGAGCCTGGTACTTGGAATAAAGGCTGCAAGCCTATGTTCAACAGCACTCTTTCACAGTCTCAGCAAGTGAAGTTTGTGCTGTTGCCCCATGTAGATTTCTGGGGATTTGATCTTAATTTCAGTGCATCCACTACATTCGACTCCTGCATGAAGCTCTGCTTGGGGGATTATCGGTGTAAAGCATTTAGCTATAGGCTAGATGGGGGAGGACGTTGCTTCACAAAAGGCGTGCTTTTCAATGGTTACCAGTCCCCAAGTTTTCCAGGCAATATATATCTGAGATTGCCAGTTAGTTTTGAGACATCTCAAGTCGGTATTCTTAATGGCACTGACCTCATTTGCCAGTCTACTGAATCAGAAACAACGATCGGTTCTCCTTCTATGTATAACTTCGACACTAAGAGGACGAGATGGGTTTATTTCTACTCATTTGCTTCTGCCATTGGACTTGTTGAAATTCTCTTTGTAGTTTCAGGTTGGTGGTTTCTTTTCAGAAAGCGTGGTTCGCCAAATTTGGCGGAAGACGGATATCATCTGGTATTAAGTCCATTTAGGAGGTTTACTTACACTGAGCTCAAGAAGGCGACGAATAACTTCAAGGAAGAGCTGGGAAGGGGAGGTTCTGGAGCCGTGTATAAGGGCATTTTGACAGATGAAAGGGTTGTAGCTGTGAAGAGACTGGAAAACATGTACCAAGGGGAAGATGTATTTTGGGCAGAAGTGAGCACAATTGGAAAAATCAATCACATGAACCTGGTGAGAATGTGGGGATTCTGTTCAGAGGGCAAACACAGACTCCTAGTCTATGAGTACATGGAATATCAATCACTGGACAAGCATCTATTCTCCCCAACGTTTCTTGAATGGAAAGACAGGTTTAAAGCGGCCTTAGGTATAGCTAAGGGTTTGGCTTATCTTCATCACGAGTGTTTAGAATGGGTCATGCATTGTGATGTGAAGCCAGGAAATATTCTTTTGGACAGTGAATTTGAACCTAAGATTGCAGATTTTGGGCTTGCCAAGTTGTCTCAGAGGGGTGATAATAGCTCCGACTTCTCTCAGATTCGAGGAACCAAGGGTTACATGGCTCCAGAGTGGGCTACAAATCTTCCTATCACTGCAAAAGTTGATGTTTATAGTTATGGAGTTGTGGTTCTAGAGATAGTGAAAGGAATCCCACTCTCAAATTGGGTTATAGAGGGCAGGGAAGAGCATGATGAATCAGATCTAACAAGGTTTGTCAGAGTTGTGAAAAGGAAAATTCAGTGCGGAGAGACCTCTTGGATAGAAGAAATAGTGGATCCAAGATTGAATGGTCAGTTTAGCAGGAGCCAAGCAACAACGATTGTTGAACTTGGCATGTCTTGTGTAGAGGAAGATAGAAACAAGAGACCAACAATGGATTCGGTAGTCCAAGCTCTATTAGAATGTCTAGATGAATCTTAG